In Helianthus annuus cultivar XRQ/B chromosome 8, HanXRQr2.0-SUNRISE, whole genome shotgun sequence, a single genomic region encodes these proteins:
- the LOC110873080 gene encoding long-chain-alcohol oxidase FAO4A-like, protein MEGSPVVEEKHLVSPQGLENDDYFVLRIDRPSSLTEKERDDNYSNNYEPLLSSRETESLVALCDTFLPSLHVYKDRVVDDSLAQLYRTSASMNGIPDQVAKMMFLKTEHPKQLLVRLTLWFLSTWIGTLILCGKTCLSTQFPYVQKFSRISAKKREEILVSWSLSYFFLLRMLFRALKSVIPLAYFTQASSFS, encoded by the exons ATGGAGGGAAGTCCGGTTGTTGAAGAGAAACATTTGGTAAGCCCGCAGGGTTTAGAAAATGATGATTATTTCGTATTGCGGATTGACAGGCCTAGTTCTTTGACGGAAAAGGAGAGAGATGACAACTATAGCAATAACTATGAACCTCTTCTCTCTTCGCGAGAAACTGAGTCTCTGGTCGCATTATGTGACACATTCTTACCATCACTCCACGTATACAAGGATCGTGTTGTGGATGATTCACTTGCCCAACTTTATCGCACTTCTGCTTCGATGAATGGAATACCCGATCAA GTGGCTAAGATGATGTTTTTGAAGACGGAGCACCCGAAACAATTGTTGGTTAGGTTAACCTTGTGGTTCCTATCAACTTGGATTGGAACATTGATTCTTTGTGGAAAGACATGTTTGTCAACTCAGTTTCCATACGTGCAAAAGTTTTCTAGAATTTCAGCTAAGAAGAGAGAGGAGATACTTGTCTCATGGTCTCTCAGCTACTTTTTTCTGTTGAGGATGCTTTTCCGTGCACTAAAATCCGTGATTCCATTGGCTTATTTCACTCAGGCAAGTTCTTTCTCATAA